In Cololabis saira isolate AMF1-May2022 chromosome 10, fColSai1.1, whole genome shotgun sequence, a single window of DNA contains:
- the LOC133452478 gene encoding frizzled-8-like: MERRIPRWCVLLTLVLHGTRSCMAAKELQCQEISVPLCKGIGYNHTYMPNQFNHDTQDEAGLEVHQFWPLVEIKCSPDLRFFLCSMYTPICLEDYKKPLPPCRSVCERAKAGCAPLMRQYGFPWPDRMRCDLLPEQGDQDSLCMDYNRSQTTTASPVLAKPTNRPLKPYNKKKSPYGRGFPPGKHKPAAASPCETGCFCRAPMVPVSGDAHPLHGRVKTGQILNCAVPCHSPYFSPEERTFTSFWIGLWSVLCFVSTFTTVATFLIDMERFKYPERPIIFLSACYMFVSVGYIVRLIAGHEEVACSRAHGAEHIHYETTGPALCTIVFLLIYFFGMASSIWWVILSLTWFLAAGMKWGNEAIASYSQYFHLAAWLIPSIKSIAVLALSSVDGDSVAGICYVGNQNLDNLRGFVLAPLVIYLFIGTMFLLAGFVSLFRIRSVIKQGGTKTDKLERLMIRIGVFTVLYTVPATVIVACYFYEQHNRQTWEITHNCTCLEGPSRQRPNYAVFMLKYFMCLLVGITSGAWIWSGKTLDSWRTFCTRCCWGSKPSAGSMYSDVSTGLTWRSGTASSVSCPKQMPLSRV; encoded by the coding sequence ATGGAGAGGCGCATCCCGAGATGGTGCGTGTTGTTGACCCTCGTCCTGCACGGGACGCGCAGCTGCATGGCGGCCAAGGAGCTGCAGTGCCAGGAGATCTCCGTCCCCCTGTGCAAAGGCATCGGCTACAACCACACGTACATGCCCAACCAGTTCAACCACGACACGCAGGACGAAGCGGGGCTGGAGGTGCACCAGTTCTGGCCGCTGGTGGAGATCAAGTGCTCCCCGGACCTGCGCTTCTTCCTCTGCAGCATGTACACACCGATCTGCCTGGAGGACTACAAGAAGCCGCTGCCGCCGTGCAGGAGCGTGTGCGAGCGGGCCAAAGCCGGCTGCGCGCCCCTCATGAGGCAGTACGGCTTCCCCTGGCCGGACCGCATGAGGTGCGACCTGCTGCCCGAGCAGGGCGACCAGGACTCGCTGTGCATGGACTACAACCGCAGCCAGACCACGACCGCGTCCCCGGTGCTGGCCAAGCCCACCAACCGCCCTCTCAAGCCCTACAACAAGAAGAAGAGCCCCTACGGCCGAGGTTTCCCCCCCGGGAAGCACAAACCCGCGGCGGCGTCTCCGTGCGAGACGGGCTGCTTCTGCCGCGCGCCCATGGTGCCGGTgagcggcgacgcgcacccgcTCCACGGACGCGTAAAGACGGGCCAGATCCTCAACTGCGCCGTGCCGTGCCACAGCCCTTACTTCAGCCCGGAGGAGAGGACCTTCACCTCCTTCTGGATCGGGCTGTGGTCCGTGCTGTGCTTCGTCTCCACCTTCACCACCGTGGCCACCTTTCTGATCGACATGGAGAGGTTCAAGTACCCGGAGCGGCCCATCATCTTCCTCTCCGCCTGCTACATGTTCGTGTCGGTGGGATATATCGTGAGGCTGATCGCCGGCCACGAAGAGGTGGCGTGCAGCAGGGCGCACGGCGCAGAGCACATCCACTACGAGACCACGGGTCCTGCGCTCTGCACCATCGTTTTCCTGCTCATATACTTCTTCGGCATGGCCAGCTCGATCTGGTGGGTGATCCTGTCCCTCACTTGGTTCCTGGCTGCAGGCATGAAGTGGGGCAACGAGGCCATCGCCAGCTACTCCCAGTATTTCCATTTGGCGGCTTGGCTCATCCCCAGCATCAAGTCCATCGCCGTTTTGGCCCTGAGCTCCGTGGACGGGGACTCCGTGGCCGGGATTTGCTACGTGGGCAACCAGAATCTGGATAACCTGCGGGGGTTCGTGTTGGCACCGCTGGTGATCTACCTGTTCATCGGCACCATGTTCCTCCTGGCCGGGTTCGTGTCCCTGTTCCGGATACGCAGCGTCATCAAGCAAGGTGGCACCAAGACGGACAAGCTGGAGAGGCTGATGATCCGGATCGGGGTGTTCACCGTGCTGTACACGGTGCCGGCCACCGTCATCGTGGCCTGCTACTTCTACGAGCAGCACAAcaggcagacgtgggaaattaCGCACAACTGCACGTGCCTGGAGGGGCCGAGCCGGCAGAGGCCGAACTACGCCGTGTTCATGCTCAAGTACTTCATGTGCCTGCTGGTGGGGATCACCTCGGGGGCCTGGATCTGGTCCGGGAAGACCCTGGACTCGTGGAGGACGTTCTGCACCCGGTGCTGCTGGGGCAGCAAGCCCTCCGCCGGCTCCATGTACAGCGACGTGAGCACGGGGCTGACGTGGAGGTCCGGCACGGCCAGCTCCGTGTCCTGCCCCAAGCAGATGCCCCTGTCCCGGGTCTGA
- the LOC133451882 gene encoding gap junction delta-4 protein-like, with protein sequence MRMMEVTNLIFIIICQHVPFIGKTWWILALLLRLLVLLLLGFTLFSDEQDRFICNTIQPGCSNVCFDVLNPVSLLRLWLLHFILLCVPHLMFAVYIVQKVVSFKYLGGSRQFSLHGVPLHDLPREWGAPHFYLLLVFLRILLEAFFIGSQCYLFGLTIPKSFLCYESPCTSGVECYVSRPTEKNFMLNFMLAVSSLSILLSSADLVRSVKTVEIWRRKRAMLMEEMSNAERISMLTTTTVMEDGGVLLTKRNSPTVSSKTNSFKDEISIAHERNVELLNGKMHGGSALESCESATEISKNGKMEVFQPSSPFRYSVRQGWLKSQRDARLTGVKSPILYPPYGADSGHQSACNVLEDRRAWV encoded by the exons ATGAGGATGATGGAAGTAACAAATCTAATCTTCATCATTATATGTCAACATGTTCCTTTCATTG GTAAAACCTGGTGGATCCTCGCGCTGCTTTTGCGTCTGCTCGTCCTCCTGCTGCTTGGTTTCACGCTGTTCAGCGACGAGCAGGACAGATTTATCTGCAACACCATCCAGCCAGGCTGCTCTAATGTTTGTTTCGACGTACTTAATCCTGTGTCTCTCCTCCGTCTCTGGCTCCTCCACTTCATTCTCCTCTGTGTTCCCCATTTGATGTTTGCCGTCTACATCGTGCAGAAGGTTGTGTCATTTAAGTATTTGGGGGGCTCAAGACAGTTCTCCTTGCATGGAGTCCCGCTTCATGACCTCCCACGTGAATGGGGAGCGCCCCACTTTTACCTCCTACTTGTGTTTCTGCGGATACTTCTCGAAGCCTTTTTTATTGGAAGCCAGTGTTATCTCTTTGGTTTGACTATTCCGAAGAGTTTTCTCTGTTATGAGAGTCCCTGCACATCCGGCGTGGAGTGCTACGTCTCCCGACCAACTGAGAAGAACTTCATGCTGAACTTCATGCTCGCCGTTTCCTCCCTGTCCATCCTGCTCAGCTCTGCTGATCTAGTGCGCTCAGTGAAGACGGTGGAGATCTGGAGAAGAAAACGAGCGATGCTTATGGAGGAGATGAGTAACGCAGAGCGGATCAGCATGCTGACAACAACAACAGTGATGGAGGACGGCGGTGTCCTTTTAACCAAGAGAAACAGCCCAACTGTGAGCTCCAAAACAAATAGTTTCAAAGATGAGATATCTATCGCTCATGAGAGAAATGTTGAGCTTCTTAATGGAAAAATGCATGGTGGGTCTGCACTTGAAAGTTGTGAAAGTGCTACAGAAATTAGCAAAAATGGCAAAATGGAGGTGTTCCAGCCTTCCTCTCCTTTTCGTTACTCGGTCCGTCAAGGCTGGCTGAAATCGCAGAGAGACGCGAGACTGACAGGCGTCAAAAGTCCAATCCTGTACCCTCCATACGGGGCCGACTCAGGACATCAGTCTGCCTGCAATGTATTGGAGGACAGAAGAGCATGGGTGTAA